From Anaerococcus urinomassiliensis:
CAAATAGAATTGCTTGTAACAACAGATGAAGAAACAAGTATGTCAGGTGCCATAGCATTAGCTGATGATGTCTTAGAAGGCGATTACCTAATTAACATAGATTCAGAAGAAGAGGGAATCCTCACAGTAGGATCTGCTGGTGGAATCACATTTTTCGTAGAGGAAGAACTAAAAGATTTAGAAGAAAAAGAAGGCTTCGAAATCAAACTAAGAGGACTTCTAGGTGGACACTCAGGTATGCAAATCCACGAAAAAAGAGGAAATGCAGTAAAAATCATCGGAGAATTACTAGCAAATATCAAAGATGAAATAACAATTGGCGAATTTAACTCTGGCAACCTAGACAATGTTATACCATCAGAAGGAAGCGTAAAAGTTTATGGAGTAGGTAAAGAAGTTCTAGAAGATGCTAAAAAAGAAATCTTAGAAAAACACACTGACCTACTAGGCAACATGGAAATTGAGATTGGCGAAACTTCTGGCAAATCTTATTCCAAAGACCTAAGTCAAAGACTAATCAAGATGATAAATGATATGCCTACAGGGGTTAACAGTCTTATGGAAGACAAGGAAACTGTAGAATCATCTGATAACCTTGCCCTAGTAAAAGAAAAAGAAGGCAAATTAGTAAGTGAAATTTCCCTTAGATCTTCAAACAACGAAAAATTGGAAGAATTAAGAGAAAAGATTGCCAAAGTTTTAGAAGAAACAAATTTTGCCTATAATATTGACTCAGAATATCCAGGTTGGGAATACAAAGAAGATTCAAAGCTTAGACCACTAGCACAAGAAGTCTACAAAGATCTTTATGGTAAGGAATTCGAAACTATCGTAATCCACGCTGGTCTAGAATGTGGTTGCTTCTATGAAAAATATCCAAATCTTGACATTATTTCCATAGGACCAAACATCACAGGCGCACACTCACCAGAAGAAAAGGTAGAAATCGCATCTGTACAAAGAGTCAACGAATACCTAAGAGAATTGCTCAAAGAAATTAAATAAAACTTTAGGATAAACTCAAATCTATTATGATTTGGGTTTATTTTAAGGCTATAAGAAAACATTTCGATAAATAAATAATTTATAAAAAATCATTATAAAAATTTGATGTTTTTTAATATAGAACGGGTATACTTTAGATGAAATTATGTGAAAATATTTCTACAAAAACGAAAGAAGGGACTATGAAAAATAATAATTCAAACAAAAAAGCTGTAACAATTTGATGTGTACCCATAAAACTGGACACAATATTTAATTAATTATTAGTGGATGCTAACCTATATTTTGTAGGTGGCATCCATTTTGTTTTTGATTGAATCCTTTCGTTGTTGTAATAGTAAATATATTCCTCTATTACTTTTGAAAATTCTTCAAAAGAGCTATAGCTCTTTTCATATCCATAATAAACTTCATTTTTTAGCCTTCCAAAGAATGTTTCCATTATGGAGTTATCATAG
This genomic window contains:
- the pepD gene encoding beta-Ala-His dipeptidase; translated protein: MENLQPQRVFYYFKKLMDIPRPSKHEQEVSDFLIATGKELDLETYQDDSLNVVLKRKASAGYEDAPKVILQGHMDMVGSKTENSDHDFTKDPIIPVIEGEYLKAKDTTLGADNGIAVAMGLALLEDENYQGPQIELLVTTDEETSMSGAIALADDVLEGDYLINIDSEEEGILTVGSAGGITFFVEEELKDLEEKEGFEIKLRGLLGGHSGMQIHEKRGNAVKIIGELLANIKDEITIGEFNSGNLDNVIPSEGSVKVYGVGKEVLEDAKKEILEKHTDLLGNMEIEIGETSGKSYSKDLSQRLIKMINDMPTGVNSLMEDKETVESSDNLALVKEKEGKLVSEISLRSSNNEKLEELREKIAKVLEETNFAYNIDSEYPGWEYKEDSKLRPLAQEVYKDLYGKEFETIVIHAGLECGCFYEKYPNLDIISIGPNITGAHSPEEKVEIASVQRVNEYLRELLKEIK